In one Populus nigra chromosome 12, ddPopNigr1.1, whole genome shotgun sequence genomic region, the following are encoded:
- the LOC133669431 gene encoding uncharacterized protein LOC133669431 isoform X2: protein MSIRKLQGSSTEKSLSEQEQLAKINDVRKILGPLADKLPVLCSDASISRYLRARNWNTKKAAKMLKNTLKWRLEFKPEKIRWYHAFWDLGQILLYQNTSDIRGQIRHLVYCMENAITTLNPDQDQMVWLIDFQGWTMSCISVKAARETAHILQNHYPERLGVGILYNPPKVFESFWTLVKPFIEPKTYKKVSFVYSNGPQSQKLMEELFDMDKLDCAFGGRNSAGFNYEAYAQWMREDDKKKFDMMNCGSSSPLPSIMSESQSSETLTTSGISMASDEDDSSSGDEKTLNLENIDEKTQGLPLSCEDVAVSEAVDIVKELKKGELE from the exons ATGTCTATCAGAAAGTTGCAAGGAAGCAGTACAGAAAAATCTTTGTCGGAGCAAGAGCAGCTGGCTAAG atcaATGATGTTAGGAAGATACTAGGTCCTTTAGCCGATAAGCTTCCAGTGCTTTGTTCTGATGCATCAATATCAAGGTATCTCAGAGCAAGGAACTGGAATACAAAGAAGGCAGCTAAGATGTTGAAAAACACATTGAAATGGAGGTTGGAATTCAAGCCTGAGAAGATTCGATGG TATCATGCTTTCTGGGACTTAGGACAAATCCTTTTATATCAGAATACAAGTGACATAAGAGGACAGATCAGACACCTTGTTTACTGTATGGAGAATGCTATAACAACTTTAAATCCAGATCAGGATCAGATGGTATGGCTAATTGATTTTCAAGGGTGGACAATGTCCTGCATATCAGTGAAGGCTGCTCGGGAAACAGCTCACATCCTGCAAAATCATTACCCTGAGAGACTAGGTGTTGGAATCCTCTACAACCCCCCCAAAGTATTTGAATCCTTTTGGACG CTGGTGAAACCATTTATTGAACCCAAAACATACAAGAAAGTGAGTTTTGTCTATTCCAATGGACCACAGAGCCAAAAGCTGATGGAAGAACTCTTTGATATGGATAAGCTGGATTGTGCATTTGGTGGCAGAAACTCAGCTGGGTTTAACTATGAAGCTTATGCCCAATGGATGAGGGAGGATGACAAGAAAAAGTTTGATATGATGAACTGTGGCTCGTCATCACCGCTACCATCCATCATGTCTGAATCACAGAGCTCAGAGACATTGACTACAAGTGGTATCTCCATGGCTTCTGACGAAGATGACAGTTCATCTGGCGATGAAAAAACCTTAAACTTGGAGAATATTGATGAGAAAACACAAGGTTTGCCACTTAGTTGCGAAGATGTTGCAGTTAGTGAAGCAGTTGACATAGTAAAAGAACTAAAGAAGGGAGAGCTGGAATGA
- the LOC133669431 gene encoding uncharacterized protein LOC133669431 isoform X1: MSIRKLQGSSTEKSLSEQEQLAKINDVRKILGPLADKLPVLCSDASISRYLRARNWNTKKAAKMLKNTLKWRLEFKPEKIRWEDIANEAETGKVYRANYLDKKGRTVLIFRPGFQNTSDIRGQIRHLVYCMENAITTLNPDQDQMVWLIDFQGWTMSCISVKAARETAHILQNHYPERLGVGILYNPPKVFESFWTLVKPFIEPKTYKKVSFVYSNGPQSQKLMEELFDMDKLDCAFGGRNSAGFNYEAYAQWMREDDKKKFDMMNCGSSSPLPSIMSESQSSETLTTSGISMASDEDDSSSGDEKTLNLENIDEKTQGLPLSCEDVAVSEAVDIVKELKKGELE; the protein is encoded by the exons ATGTCTATCAGAAAGTTGCAAGGAAGCAGTACAGAAAAATCTTTGTCGGAGCAAGAGCAGCTGGCTAAG atcaATGATGTTAGGAAGATACTAGGTCCTTTAGCCGATAAGCTTCCAGTGCTTTGTTCTGATGCATCAATATCAAGGTATCTCAGAGCAAGGAACTGGAATACAAAGAAGGCAGCTAAGATGTTGAAAAACACATTGAAATGGAGGTTGGAATTCAAGCCTGAGAAGATTCGATGG GAAGATATTGCTAATGAAGCTGAGACTGGAAAAGTCTATAGAGCTAATTATCTTGACAAGAAGGGACGGACTGTTCTTATCTTTAGGCCTGGTTTCCAG AATACAAGTGACATAAGAGGACAGATCAGACACCTTGTTTACTGTATGGAGAATGCTATAACAACTTTAAATCCAGATCAGGATCAGATGGTATGGCTAATTGATTTTCAAGGGTGGACAATGTCCTGCATATCAGTGAAGGCTGCTCGGGAAACAGCTCACATCCTGCAAAATCATTACCCTGAGAGACTAGGTGTTGGAATCCTCTACAACCCCCCCAAAGTATTTGAATCCTTTTGGACG CTGGTGAAACCATTTATTGAACCCAAAACATACAAGAAAGTGAGTTTTGTCTATTCCAATGGACCACAGAGCCAAAAGCTGATGGAAGAACTCTTTGATATGGATAAGCTGGATTGTGCATTTGGTGGCAGAAACTCAGCTGGGTTTAACTATGAAGCTTATGCCCAATGGATGAGGGAGGATGACAAGAAAAAGTTTGATATGATGAACTGTGGCTCGTCATCACCGCTACCATCCATCATGTCTGAATCACAGAGCTCAGAGACATTGACTACAAGTGGTATCTCCATGGCTTCTGACGAAGATGACAGTTCATCTGGCGATGAAAAAACCTTAAACTTGGAGAATATTGATGAGAAAACACAAGGTTTGCCACTTAGTTGCGAAGATGTTGCAGTTAGTGAAGCAGTTGACATAGTAAAAGAACTAAAGAAGGGAGAGCTGGAATGA